The proteins below come from a single Xiphophorus hellerii strain 12219 chromosome 14, Xiphophorus_hellerii-4.1, whole genome shotgun sequence genomic window:
- the badb gene encoding BCL2 associated agonist of cell death b isoform X2 — protein sequence MDTKFTISDGESDPSEDVEERGDLQLMQEKEKPLSQRHTLTLPELRSTSRVRLNSESIASTISREVELQARGEEEVGTPTEGFPFRGRSLSAPPSLWAAKKYGRQLRRMSDEFVNLLDKGEMRNVSSDGSNRPIHHSRSWWSYLFSHQETEGENNHHENHASRTE from the exons ATGGACACAAAATTTACAATTTCAGACGGTGAGTCGGACCCATCGGAAGACGTAGAGGAAAGAGGAGACTTGCAGCTAATGCAAGAAAAGGAGAAGCCGCTCAGTCAACGCCACACCCTCACGCTTCCTGAGCTCCGATCTACAA GTCGGGTGAGACTGAACTCGGAGTCCATCGCTTCCACCATCTCCAGAGAGGTGGAGCTGCAGGCCAGGGGGGAAGAGGAGGTCGGGACCCCCACTGAGGGCTTTCCATTCAGGGGCCGATCTTTATCAGCTCCTCCCTCCCTGTGGGCCGCCAAGAAGTACGGCCGGCAGCTACGGAGGATGAGCGATGAGTTTGTCAACCTGCTTGATAAAGGG GAAATGAGGAATGTGAGCAGTGATGGGTCGAACAGACCGATTCACCACTCCAGGAGCTGGTGGAGCTACCTCTTCAGTCACCAGGAGACAGAGGGAGAGAACAACCACCACGAAAACCACGCCTCCCGCACCGAGTAG
- the badb gene encoding BCL2 associated agonist of cell death b isoform X1 produces MDTKFTISDGESDPSEDVEERGDLQLMQEKEKPLSQRHTLTLPELRSTTGRVRLNSESIASTISREVELQARGEEEVGTPTEGFPFRGRSLSAPPSLWAAKKYGRQLRRMSDEFVNLLDKGEMRNVSSDGSNRPIHHSRSWWSYLFSHQETEGENNHHENHASRTE; encoded by the exons ATGGACACAAAATTTACAATTTCAGACGGTGAGTCGGACCCATCGGAAGACGTAGAGGAAAGAGGAGACTTGCAGCTAATGCAAGAAAAGGAGAAGCCGCTCAGTCAACGCCACACCCTCACGCTTCCTGAGCTCCGATCTACAA CAGGTCGGGTGAGACTGAACTCGGAGTCCATCGCTTCCACCATCTCCAGAGAGGTGGAGCTGCAGGCCAGGGGGGAAGAGGAGGTCGGGACCCCCACTGAGGGCTTTCCATTCAGGGGCCGATCTTTATCAGCTCCTCCCTCCCTGTGGGCCGCCAAGAAGTACGGCCGGCAGCTACGGAGGATGAGCGATGAGTTTGTCAACCTGCTTGATAAAGGG GAAATGAGGAATGTGAGCAGTGATGGGTCGAACAGACCGATTCACCACTCCAGGAGCTGGTGGAGCTACCTCTTCAGTCACCAGGAGACAGAGGGAGAGAACAACCACCACGAAAACCACGCCTCCCGCACCGAGTAG